In Spirosoma aureum, a single genomic region encodes these proteins:
- a CDS encoding heme-binding domain-containing protein, protein MLRKVLLGLLVILVVIQFIRPEKNQSTGVSPNDITTKYAVPANVQPVLKRACFDCHSNNTTYPWYDNIQPVSWWLNNHIKEGKDELNFSEFASYSPKKARHKLEEVGEAVTEGWMPLDSYLWIHHEAALKPEEAKLIADWASQLRSQIPAPPDEKEEHHH, encoded by the coding sequence ATGCTCCGTAAAGTACTTCTTGGTCTGCTGGTAATCCTTGTCGTTATTCAGTTTATTCGGCCCGAAAAAAATCAGTCAACAGGTGTGTCGCCTAATGACATCACAACCAAATACGCGGTTCCGGCTAATGTACAACCCGTGCTGAAGCGGGCTTGCTTCGATTGCCATTCCAACAATACGACTTATCCTTGGTACGATAACATTCAGCCCGTTTCGTGGTGGCTCAATAATCATATCAAAGAGGGGAAAGATGAGCTTAACTTCTCGGAGTTTGCTTCGTATTCGCCCAAGAAAGCCCGACACAAACTGGAAGAAGTAGGCGAAGCGGTCACCGAAGGCTGGATGCCCTTAGACTCCTACTTGTGGATTCATCACGAAGCAGCCCTGAAACCAGAAGAAGCAAAGCTCATCGCCGACTGGGCAAGCCAGCTTCGGAGCCAGATCCCGGCTCCGCCCGATGAAAAAGAGGAGCATCACCACTGA
- a CDS encoding aldo/keto reductase: MEYRQLGDSDLSVSVITFGAWAAGGWMWGGTEQTGAIEAIRASYDLGVTAIDTAPVYGQGASEEIVGEAIKGLPRDKIQILTKYGMRWDLTKGDFGFKSQDNSGNPIDIYRYAGKESIMKECEDSLKRLGTDYIDLYQMHWPNKTTPIEESMEAVLRLIEQGKVRQAGVSNYSVEQMQQAETVVKLAANQVPFSMLNQSINESLVPYCLEHKKGILAYSPMERGLLTGKIKPGHRFAEGDHRTGYRFFKEQNILQANDLLEKLKPLADEKDASLSQLVIRWTIEQPGITAALAGARNAEQAIQNAKAIDISLSTDELVFISQQLQELELV; this comes from the coding sequence ATGGAATACAGACAACTGGGAGACTCCGATTTATCCGTTTCCGTTATCACATTTGGCGCATGGGCCGCTGGAGGCTGGATGTGGGGTGGTACCGAACAAACAGGAGCCATTGAAGCCATAAGAGCCTCCTACGACCTGGGCGTAACCGCTATCGACACCGCACCTGTCTATGGGCAGGGAGCCAGTGAGGAAATTGTTGGTGAGGCTATAAAAGGCCTCCCACGCGACAAAATACAGATCCTGACAAAGTACGGCATGCGCTGGGACTTGACCAAAGGCGATTTCGGGTTCAAAAGTCAGGACAATTCCGGGAATCCCATTGACATCTACCGGTACGCGGGCAAGGAAAGTATCATGAAAGAATGCGAAGACAGTCTGAAGCGGTTAGGAACTGACTATATCGATTTGTACCAAATGCACTGGCCGAACAAAACCACGCCCATCGAAGAAAGCATGGAAGCGGTGCTGCGGTTAATCGAACAAGGCAAAGTGCGTCAGGCGGGGGTGAGTAACTATTCGGTTGAGCAGATGCAGCAAGCGGAAACCGTGGTCAAACTAGCTGCTAATCAGGTTCCGTTTAGTATGCTCAACCAGTCAATTAATGAGTCGCTGGTTCCTTATTGCCTCGAACATAAAAAAGGCATTCTTGCCTATAGCCCCATGGAGCGGGGATTGCTCACCGGAAAAATCAAACCCGGTCATCGGTTTGCGGAAGGCGACCACCGGACCGGCTATCGGTTCTTTAAAGAACAAAACATTCTTCAGGCCAACGATTTATTAGAAAAACTCAAACCATTGGCCGATGAAAAAGATGCCAGCCTAAGCCAGCTAGTCATTCGCTGGACAATCGAACAACCGGGCATAACGGCTGCTCTTGCAGGCGCCCGTAACGCCGAACAGGCCATTCAAAATGCAAAAGCCATTGATATCAGCCTTTCGACAGATGAGCTGGTGTTTATAAGCCAGCAACTCCAGGAACTCGAGCTAGTGTAA
- the malQ gene encoding 4-alpha-glucanotransferase, whose translation MLQQRSSGLLLHITSLPSAHGVGDLGPEAYRFADFLYASGQTYWQILPLTPVDPGSGFSPYSSPSAFAGNILLISLEKLADENLLSPDDLAVFNEQPLHDISVSEAPATSGDAPSAVLAGPLILAPSTLHAAWIKKRPLLQLAADTFLRDATPAQRSDYDRFCAWQADWLDDYALFTALQDETGESTWVRWPEEIVRRDPAALARQRELLHDRIEEVKVLQYFFFRQWNELIAYCYTRKIHLIGDIPIYVQFNSTEVWANPTLFKLDANFQPLFVAGAPPDYFSEYGQRWGNPIYDWEEHRRTGFAWWMHRLRHQMSLYSLTRLDHFLGFAIYWEIPASEPTAKVGEWVKAPIEAFMHAMHRQFVNLPVIAEDLGARTADMQPHLRHYGIPGMRVIQFGFGDDLPTSSHGVHNHTENVVVYSGTHDNNTTLGWFKEITEETRQKLNDYIGFPITSENIADQICRLTMQSVARLAIMPVQDILNLDETNRMNTPGLGGRSWQWRLQPGQLTEEVAEKLLKLTEMTGRTEGS comes from the coding sequence ATGCTTCAACAACGTTCAAGCGGCCTGTTGCTCCACATCACATCATTGCCTTCAGCACACGGCGTAGGCGATTTAGGACCAGAAGCCTACCGCTTCGCTGATTTTCTGTATGCTTCCGGGCAAACCTATTGGCAAATACTGCCATTGACTCCTGTAGACCCTGGTTCGGGGTTTTCTCCTTATAGCAGTCCGTCGGCTTTTGCCGGAAATATATTGCTGATCAGTCTGGAGAAACTGGCTGATGAAAACCTCCTAAGTCCAGATGATCTGGCTGTATTTAATGAACAGCCACTTCACGATATTTCGGTGAGTGAAGCTCCCGCCACATCGGGCGATGCGCCATCGGCGGTACTTGCCGGACCGCTTATTCTGGCACCTTCTACCCTTCATGCCGCCTGGATTAAAAAGCGGCCTTTGCTGCAACTGGCAGCTGATACGTTTCTCCGTGATGCCACACCCGCCCAACGCAGCGATTATGATCGATTTTGTGCATGGCAGGCCGATTGGCTTGATGATTATGCATTGTTTACGGCTTTGCAGGACGAAACGGGTGAGTCGACCTGGGTGCGCTGGCCGGAAGAGATCGTCCGGCGTGACCCGGCTGCGCTGGCCCGTCAAAGGGAGTTGCTTCACGATCGGATTGAAGAAGTTAAGGTGCTGCAATATTTCTTTTTTCGGCAATGGAATGAATTGATCGCCTATTGCTATACCCGAAAGATTCACCTTATCGGCGACATTCCGATCTACGTTCAGTTCAACAGCACAGAAGTCTGGGCAAATCCAACACTGTTTAAACTGGATGCCAACTTTCAGCCGCTATTTGTGGCGGGTGCTCCACCCGATTATTTTAGCGAATATGGTCAGCGGTGGGGCAATCCGATTTATGATTGGGAAGAACATCGGCGAACCGGTTTTGCGTGGTGGATGCATCGGTTACGGCATCAAATGTCGCTTTACAGCCTGACGCGCCTGGACCATTTTTTGGGTTTTGCCATCTATTGGGAAATTCCGGCAAGTGAACCAACCGCTAAGGTAGGCGAGTGGGTAAAAGCACCTATTGAGGCATTCATGCACGCCATGCACCGACAATTTGTGAATTTACCTGTGATTGCCGAAGATTTGGGCGCGCGTACTGCCGACATGCAACCGCATTTGCGTCATTATGGCATTCCGGGTATGCGTGTCATTCAGTTTGGTTTCGGTGATGATTTACCTACATCCTCCCATGGCGTTCACAATCATACCGAAAACGTGGTCGTCTATTCGGGCACACACGATAATAACACAACACTCGGCTGGTTTAAGGAAATTACTGAAGAAACCCGTCAGAAATTGAATGACTATATTGGTTTCCCTATTACCAGCGAAAACATAGCCGATCAGATTTGCCGCCTGACGATGCAATCAGTTGCCCGTCTCGCCATCATGCCGGTGCAGGATATCCTGAACCTTGATGAAACAAACCGCATGAATACACCTGGTTTGGGCGGGCGAAGCTGGCAATGGCGATTACAGCCAGGACAACTGACTGAGGAAGTAGCCGAAAAACTACTGAAACTCACCGAAATGACAGGAAGAACGGAAGGGTCCTAA
- a CDS encoding extracellular solute-binding protein: MSQGWFMRKFGFIACLFGLMLGGCRQVETKRPLLFWCSNNAGEITFAREFTEQWQRNHPDKPLRYQPIPEGQSSEEIILASVVGKTTPDIYANMWQGSVEMYAKAGVLVPLDTISGFMEFLRVRCDSSVIQEITSSDGHIYQVPWKVNPIMTLCNTGQVNGPNLKGPPYTYSSYLNAGKQLTKDANHDGYMDRWLGYTEVKVIWYQRFFNFYPLYLAASNGAPLVTNNRGHPSRAAFNNRYAVDVFRFLQQLYRDGYYPKERLTSARDPFLNQRIATSFTGPWQVGFLERYKDTTLHYDTWPMPVPDSHTGPAYTYGDPKNIVIFNTCPDPRAAWAFIKTLIDKPGDLRLMELTGQFPHRRNVDTDPYFSSFLQKNPKLLPFARQSRYIKGVDNCEVIVEVFDIISQEYEACVVYDRKTPESAIRDAARAVDVLLMSEKMNE, translated from the coding sequence ATGTCTCAAGGATGGTTTATGCGAAAATTCGGATTCATTGCCTGTTTGTTCGGGTTGATGTTGGGCGGCTGCCGGCAGGTGGAAACGAAGCGACCACTGCTTTTCTGGTGCTCCAACAATGCTGGAGAAATCACATTCGCCCGTGAGTTCACCGAACAATGGCAACGCAACCATCCTGACAAACCGCTACGCTACCAGCCCATTCCTGAGGGTCAGTCGAGCGAGGAGATCATTCTGGCATCGGTAGTGGGAAAAACCACACCCGACATTTATGCCAATATGTGGCAGGGTAGTGTCGAAATGTATGCCAAAGCCGGGGTACTGGTCCCGCTTGATACGATTAGCGGCTTCATGGAATTTCTGCGTGTTCGCTGCGACAGTTCTGTAATTCAGGAGATTACTTCGTCGGATGGGCATATCTACCAGGTTCCCTGGAAAGTGAATCCAATTATGACCCTATGCAACACAGGGCAGGTTAACGGCCCTAATCTGAAAGGGCCGCCCTACACCTATTCCAGTTACCTGAATGCAGGAAAGCAGCTCACAAAAGATGCAAACCACGACGGTTATATGGATCGTTGGCTCGGTTATACTGAAGTGAAAGTCATCTGGTATCAACGATTCTTTAATTTTTATCCACTTTATCTGGCTGCGTCCAACGGTGCTCCGCTAGTGACAAACAATCGGGGACATCCATCCCGGGCCGCGTTCAATAACCGCTATGCGGTAGACGTCTTTCGGTTTTTGCAGCAATTGTATCGGGATGGTTATTATCCTAAAGAGCGGCTCACATCTGCCCGCGATCCGTTTCTGAACCAACGTATAGCTACCTCATTCACAGGGCCGTGGCAGGTCGGTTTTCTGGAAAGATACAAAGACACTACCCTGCATTATGACACCTGGCCAATGCCTGTGCCCGACAGTCATACTGGCCCGGCCTATACGTATGGCGATCCCAAAAATATCGTTATTTTCAACACGTGCCCTGACCCGCGGGCAGCCTGGGCATTCATCAAAACGCTGATCGATAAACCTGGCGATTTGCGATTAATGGAGCTGACCGGTCAGTTTCCGCATCGGCGCAACGTAGATACCGATCCGTATTTCAGTTCGTTTCTGCAAAAGAATCCGAAACTTCTTCCCTTTGCCCGACAGTCACGTTACATCAAGGGGGTTGATAATTGCGAAGTTATTGTAGAGGTTTTTGACATTATTTCGCAGGAATACGAAGCCTGCGTCGTGTATGACCGAAAAACACCTGAATCAGCCATACGCGATGCCGCCAGGGCAGTTGATGTATTACTAATGAGCGAAAAAATGAATGAGTGA
- a CDS encoding ABC transporter ATP-binding protein, translating to MNIIETRSIAKRYVMGTEVVEALKSITISINKGEYVAFMGPSGSGKSTLMNIVGCLDSPTSGQYILNNQDVSSMGENELAEVRNKEIGFVFQTFNLLPRQTSLENVALPLIYAGYNKADRTEKAMLALKNVGLENRAGHRPNELSGGQRQRVAVARALVNDPSILLADEPTGNLDTKTSYEIMDLFDQIHSKGNTVIMVTHEEDIAEYAHRIVRLRDGLVETDRLNANIRKAHALMQSLE from the coding sequence ATGAATATTATCGAAACTCGCAGTATTGCCAAACGCTACGTAATGGGAACCGAAGTCGTTGAGGCTCTTAAATCCATCACGATCAGTATCAATAAGGGCGAATATGTCGCGTTTATGGGTCCATCTGGGTCCGGTAAATCTACCCTGATGAACATTGTTGGGTGCCTGGACTCACCAACCTCAGGTCAATACATCCTGAATAATCAGGATGTTAGCAGCATGGGCGAAAACGAATTGGCTGAAGTGCGAAATAAAGAAATCGGCTTTGTCTTTCAGACATTCAACCTGTTGCCTCGCCAGACCTCGCTTGAAAATGTGGCATTACCCCTCATTTATGCAGGATATAATAAAGCCGACCGTACGGAAAAGGCAATGCTGGCCCTAAAAAACGTCGGTTTAGAGAACCGGGCTGGTCACCGGCCCAACGAACTCTCGGGTGGTCAGCGGCAACGCGTGGCTGTGGCGCGGGCGTTAGTGAACGACCCCAGTATCCTGCTTGCCGATGAACCGACGGGTAACCTCGATACCAAGACCTCCTACGAGATTATGGATCTTTTTGACCAGATTCACAGTAAGGGCAACACCGTGATTATGGTAACTCACGAAGAGGATATTGCCGAATATGCGCACCGCATCGTCAGGCTTCGTGATGGTCTTGTCGAAACAGATCGCCTGAATGCCAATATTCGGAAAGCCCACGCATTAATGCAGTCACTGGAATAA
- a CDS encoding carbohydrate ABC transporter permease, with the protein MKKLIPYWLVSPYILYFCVFVAFPVMFSVVLTFHSWNIISPMKFVGVENYVRLFNDRLFWQAIYNTLRFLVIHIPLQIVVALTLAEFLNQKIRGQAFFRGAFFLPVIVSGVVVTILWQQLLGFNAGILNRALSVLSFPKVAWLEEPAIAMYAIALMATWKNVGLYVILFLVGLQTVPVQYYEAADMEGATHWQKFRYITLPMINPTIFMVVVLSTIGGFSLFIEPYIMTEGGPLNSTLSAVMYIYKQAFQYYHMGYSATLGFCFALLILGVVAIQKRYVEQEM; encoded by the coding sequence ATGAAAAAACTCATTCCCTACTGGCTGGTTTCGCCCTACATTCTGTATTTCTGCGTGTTCGTAGCGTTTCCAGTGATGTTCTCGGTCGTGCTAACATTTCATAGCTGGAATATTATCTCGCCAATGAAGTTTGTTGGAGTCGAAAACTATGTTCGGCTGTTCAACGACCGGCTTTTCTGGCAGGCGATTTATAATACCCTCCGGTTTTTGGTGATCCATATTCCACTGCAAATTGTGGTAGCGCTAACACTGGCCGAATTTCTCAACCAGAAAATTAGAGGGCAGGCTTTTTTTCGGGGCGCTTTTTTTCTTCCCGTCATTGTGTCGGGTGTAGTCGTTACGATTTTATGGCAACAGCTATTGGGGTTCAATGCGGGCATTCTGAATCGGGCTTTGTCGGTCCTGTCTTTTCCGAAAGTTGCCTGGCTTGAGGAGCCTGCTATTGCCATGTATGCCATTGCGCTGATGGCCACCTGGAAAAACGTCGGGCTTTATGTGATTCTGTTTCTGGTAGGGCTCCAAACCGTGCCGGTACAATATTATGAAGCTGCGGATATGGAAGGCGCAACTCACTGGCAGAAATTTCGCTACATCACCCTGCCAATGATCAATCCAACCATATTTATGGTGGTTGTGCTGTCAACCATCGGTGGGTTTTCGCTCTTTATCGAACCCTATATTATGACCGAAGGTGGGCCGCTGAATAGTACGCTGTCGGCAGTTATGTACATCTATAAACAGGCATTTCAATATTATCACATGGGCTACTCGGCCACATTAGGATTCTGTTTTGCCCTGCTGATTCTGGGGGTAGTTGCCATTCAAAAACGATACGTCGAACAGGAAATGTAA
- the atpC gene encoding ATP synthase F1 subunit epsilon: MTLDIITPDRKVFSGEASAVTFPGSEGQFQVLNDHAPLVSTLDRGPIVVQTAAGQQTFTVDGGVVEVLQNKVLVLAEAVVV, encoded by the coding sequence ATGACGTTAGACATTATTACTCCTGACCGCAAGGTCTTTTCCGGTGAAGCCAGTGCCGTTACATTTCCGGGTAGCGAAGGTCAGTTTCAGGTTCTGAACGATCACGCTCCGCTGGTTAGCACACTGGATCGCGGACCGATTGTCGTGCAGACGGCTGCCGGTCAACAGACGTTTACCGTTGATGGTGGCGTTGTTGAAGTATTACAAAACAAGGTGCTGGTACTTGCTGAAGCCGTAGTGGTCTAG
- a CDS encoding tetratricopeptide repeat protein — translation MSSLFFWSAWSRIYRSTYLVSLFFVAVSVILFIVAWAQGLGNVVHWNVLSELNELPVTFQTFSDGLLDYAVNSKAYAVSEQFVASAMQIRPGVATAFLIGISIAFILLISAVTRFDQVRYLVSMAALILGLAFFRWEMLEVPGLGGNYLFLILTFVFGSVSYYFHAFRADYPITVRLAVFTLLTIVVAALLGALSPVAFPAMIVVSYGMPVLLVFSVGFIFFIAAEIIAGLVWITSAGKPEGSSPQVSQRRTLGFNNFLIVSFLYLINLALIWLKNTRSIDWDILAISPFILYLTSVMLGIWGFQRLIQQQDAVSFRDSGAYLYTGLALLTTLTMAYAFASANDPLVELFEDVIVYTHLAMGLCFVAYVVINFLPIYQQNLPVYRILYKPKRLELSLFRIVGVVGVVVLLASGGLITFRQGVAGYYNGLGDYYRVSNEPTSANAFYNLALEQEFQNHKSNYSLASLALSQNNQTAAAFYFQQALLKQPNPQDYVGLSQTYLQTDLFFEAVKTLQRGLRAFPGSGELQNNLGYLYARTSVADSAYYYLKAATGNVSRDEVPESNLLAFYARNPSVLAADSTLAKNTAKSTYESYQANALVLLMVAQSQFDRPDTTQPEKPVWLTEPIANQGLSVGRFASLYNYALTNQRSDSSLTATIQRLSTDPVNQDFTDDLLLARAIAEYNRENHVDAFGLMNQLAEGDEQNGAAYRSIAGLWFLEQGLYRRAAETFAYNSDTTSIYYRAVALTKANDLAIAQSFWETASTNDPAVAALKQVLYTERKPETDLEKAFYSTYRLDDLNRGAYWETIKDPSLKTVSGVALANNYLDDLQWRNAQLILSGLPDSDQITPVAVSMRTIAALRLSAFRRSVGSAETMANKTVLPHYQAERAYWLGQTYDRTHQLSKAQQSYQEAIQLAPLNPQIVSAAAQLKRQQKQSREAYDVVVKALPYNDDNAELLKTYINLSLDLSLRDYAENGLEKLRAATTPTDYQAFLTTYQEKLASIENSRQKFLQ, via the coding sequence ATGTCATCCTTATTTTTCTGGTCTGCGTGGAGCCGGATTTATCGGTCTACGTATTTAGTAAGTCTTTTTTTTGTAGCTGTAAGCGTGATTCTGTTCATTGTTGCCTGGGCACAGGGGTTGGGCAATGTTGTTCACTGGAATGTTTTGAGCGAACTGAATGAATTGCCCGTTACGTTTCAAACCTTTTCGGATGGCTTACTCGACTACGCCGTAAATAGCAAAGCCTACGCCGTTTCCGAACAGTTTGTAGCTTCGGCTATGCAGATTCGGCCGGGTGTAGCTACGGCTTTTTTAATTGGAATAAGTATTGCTTTTATCCTACTGATCAGTGCTGTTACCCGCTTCGATCAAGTACGCTATTTAGTCAGTATGGCTGCCCTGATCCTTGGATTGGCCTTTTTTCGTTGGGAGATGCTCGAGGTTCCGGGCCTGGGTGGCAACTACCTCTTCCTTATCCTGACGTTCGTGTTTGGATCGGTGAGTTATTACTTTCATGCCTTTCGGGCCGATTATCCAATTACCGTGCGGCTAGCCGTTTTTACGCTGCTAACAATCGTTGTAGCCGCTCTATTAGGCGCATTGTCACCCGTAGCCTTTCCGGCTATGATCGTGGTAAGCTATGGTATGCCGGTCTTACTGGTGTTCAGTGTTGGCTTTATATTTTTCATTGCGGCCGAAATTATTGCCGGACTGGTCTGGATTACGTCGGCGGGAAAACCAGAAGGATCTTCTCCACAAGTAAGCCAACGACGAACGCTGGGTTTTAATAACTTTCTGATCGTCAGTTTTTTGTATCTAATCAATCTGGCTCTCATCTGGCTTAAAAACACCCGGTCCATTGATTGGGATATACTGGCTATCAGTCCGTTCATCTTATATCTGACATCCGTAATGCTGGGTATCTGGGGTTTTCAGCGGTTGATTCAGCAGCAGGACGCAGTCTCCTTCCGGGATTCGGGTGCGTATCTATACACGGGGCTGGCCTTGCTGACTACGCTGACCATGGCTTATGCGTTTGCATCGGCCAACGACCCTCTGGTGGAGCTGTTTGAGGATGTTATTGTCTATACGCACTTAGCGATGGGACTATGTTTTGTCGCTTATGTCGTTATAAATTTTCTGCCCATTTACCAGCAGAACCTGCCCGTTTATCGAATCCTTTACAAACCTAAACGGCTTGAATTAAGCCTGTTTCGGATAGTAGGTGTCGTTGGTGTCGTTGTTTTGCTGGCATCGGGAGGGCTGATTACATTCCGGCAGGGAGTGGCTGGTTATTACAATGGGCTGGGTGATTATTACAGGGTTAGTAATGAGCCGACATCGGCCAATGCATTTTATAATCTGGCGCTGGAACAGGAGTTTCAGAATCATAAGTCCAATTACTCACTGGCATCGCTGGCCCTGTCGCAGAATAACCAGACAGCAGCAGCTTTTTATTTCCAGCAGGCACTACTGAAACAGCCAAATCCACAGGATTATGTTGGACTAAGCCAGACCTATCTGCAAACGGATTTGTTTTTTGAAGCCGTTAAAACCCTGCAACGAGGTCTCCGGGCATTTCCTGGTAGTGGCGAATTACAGAATAATCTTGGCTACCTCTACGCCCGAACGAGTGTGGCCGATTCTGCTTATTACTATCTAAAAGCAGCAACGGGAAATGTTTCCCGCGATGAGGTGCCCGAATCGAATCTGTTGGCGTTCTATGCACGAAATCCCAGCGTACTGGCTGCTGATTCGACTCTGGCTAAAAACACGGCAAAATCTACTTATGAGTCTTATCAGGCCAATGCCCTGGTACTTCTGATGGTGGCTCAGTCTCAGTTTGACCGACCAGATACCACTCAGCCAGAAAAGCCTGTCTGGTTAACAGAACCGATCGCTAATCAGGGGTTGAGCGTCGGGCGATTTGCCAGTTTATATAATTACGCGCTAACCAACCAGCGATCCGACAGTAGTCTGACAGCAACCATTCAACGGCTGTCTACTGATCCTGTCAATCAGGATTTTACGGATGATTTATTGCTGGCCCGCGCGATAGCAGAATACAACCGGGAGAATCATGTAGATGCGTTCGGTCTGATGAATCAGCTGGCAGAGGGCGACGAACAGAATGGAGCTGCTTATCGCTCCATAGCCGGGTTGTGGTTTTTGGAGCAGGGGCTCTATCGTAGGGCGGCCGAAACATTCGCTTACAATTCGGATACGACATCGATTTACTACCGCGCCGTGGCTTTGACAAAAGCGAACGATCTGGCGATTGCGCAATCGTTTTGGGAAACGGCCTCAACAAATGATCCGGCAGTAGCCGCTTTAAAACAGGTTCTATATACGGAGCGTAAGCCCGAAACGGATCTGGAAAAAGCATTTTATTCAACTTACCGACTGGATGATCTTAACCGGGGAGCCTACTGGGAAACCATAAAGGACCCCAGCCTGAAAACGGTTTCGGGGGTTGCCCTGGCGAATAATTACCTCGATGACTTGCAATGGCGAAATGCACAGTTGATTTTATCGGGGTTGCCCGATTCGGATCAGATTACCCCGGTCGCCGTGTCGATGCGTACCATCGCGGCTCTGCGATTGTCGGCCTTTCGGCGTAGTGTTGGCTCGGCGGAAACGATGGCGAATAAAACTGTTCTGCCGCACTATCAGGCTGAACGGGCTTACTGGCTTGGCCAGACCTACGACCGGACGCACCAGCTCTCCAAAGCACAGCAGTCTTATCAGGAAGCCATTCAACTGGCTCCGCTAAATCCCCAAATTGTTTCGGCAGCTGCTCAGCTTAAAAGACAGCAGAAGCAATCCAGAGAAGCTTATGATGTTGTGGTGAAAGCACTGCCTTATAATGACGATAATGCAGAATTGCTCAAGACCTACATTAACCTTAGTCTTGATCTGAGCCTTCGTGATTATGCTGAAAACGGCCTGGAAAAACTTCGGGCGGCTACAACTCCCACCGATTATCAGGCGTTTCTGACAACTTATCAGGAAAAATTAGCGTCAATCGAAAACAGCCGTCAAAAATTCCTTCAATAA
- the atpD gene encoding F0F1 ATP synthase subunit beta — protein sequence MSTATAVNTGKITQIIGPVVDVSFEGEGSRIPAILDALKVTKANGQQVILEVQQHLGEDRVRAIAMDSTDGLYRGLDVVDLGHQITMPTGEGIRGRLFNVVGDAIDGIPQPKTTGVGLPIHRSSPKFEDLATSTEVLFTGIKVIDLLEPYAKGGKIGLFGGAGVGKTVLIQELINNIAKAYSGLSVFAGVGERTREGNDLLREMIEAGIIKYGEAFKHSMEEGGWDLSKVDMEEMTKSQATFVFGQMNEPPGARARVALSGLTIAEHFRDGDGEGAGRDILFFVDNIFRFTQAGSEVSALLGRMPSAVGYQPTLATEMGVMQERITSTKRGSITSVQAVYVPADDLTDPAPATTFAHLDATTVLSRKISELGIYPAVDPLDSTSRILTAEILGDEHYNTAQRVKEILQRYKELQDIIAILGLEELSEEDKLVVSRARRVQRFLSQPFFVAEQFTGLKGVLVPIEDTIKGFNEIIDGKHDRLPEAAFNLVGTIEDAVAKGEKMLKEAGQ from the coding sequence ATGAGTACGGCAACGGCAGTCAATACGGGTAAGATTACGCAAATAATCGGGCCAGTTGTGGACGTGAGTTTTGAGGGCGAAGGCTCTCGGATTCCGGCCATTCTGGATGCCCTCAAAGTAACTAAAGCCAATGGGCAACAGGTCATTCTGGAGGTTCAACAACACCTCGGCGAAGACCGTGTTCGCGCCATCGCCATGGACTCGACCGACGGCCTTTATCGCGGCTTAGACGTCGTTGACCTCGGCCACCAAATCACCATGCCAACAGGTGAAGGCATTCGTGGACGACTTTTCAACGTCGTTGGTGACGCGATCGATGGTATTCCTCAACCTAAAACAACAGGCGTTGGATTACCCATTCACCGGTCGTCGCCAAAATTCGAAGACCTCGCTACCTCAACTGAAGTACTATTTACTGGTATAAAAGTAATTGACTTACTCGAACCTTATGCAAAAGGCGGTAAAATCGGCCTTTTTGGTGGTGCTGGTGTAGGCAAAACGGTATTGATTCAGGAATTGATCAACAACATCGCCAAGGCTTATTCAGGTCTTTCGGTGTTTGCTGGTGTAGGTGAGCGTACCCGTGAAGGAAATGACCTGCTTCGCGAAATGATCGAAGCGGGTATCATCAAATACGGTGAAGCCTTCAAACATTCGATGGAAGAAGGTGGCTGGGATCTTTCCAAAGTAGATATGGAGGAAATGACCAAAAGCCAGGCAACCTTCGTATTCGGACAAATGAACGAGCCTCCGGGAGCACGCGCCCGCGTTGCCCTGTCAGGACTGACCATTGCCGAACACTTCCGCGATGGTGATGGTGAAGGTGCTGGTCGTGATATTTTATTCTTCGTCGATAACATTTTCCGCTTCACCCAGGCCGGTTCGGAAGTATCGGCTCTGTTGGGACGGATGCCTTCGGCCGTTGGTTATCAGCCAACGCTGGCTACCGAGATGGGTGTCATGCAGGAGCGTATTACATCAACCAAGCGCGGTTCGATCACATCCGTACAGGCCGTTTACGTACCTGCCGATGACTTGACTGACCCGGCTCCAGCGACTACGTTTGCTCACCTTGATGCTACGACCGTATTAAGCCGGAAAATCTCCGAGCTGGGTATCTATCCAGCCGTGGATCCGCTTGATTCTACCTCCCGGATTCTGACCGCCGAAATCCTCGGTGATGAACATTACAACACGGCTCAGCGCGTAAAAGAGATTCTGCAACGTTACAAAGAATTGCAGGATATCATCGCCATTCTGGGCCTTGAAGAATTATCGGAAGAAGACAAACTCGTCGTTTCGCGGGCTCGTCGTGTACAGCGCTTCCTGTCGCAGCCATTCTTCGTGGCTGAGCAGTTCACTGGCTTGAAAGGGGTTCTGGTTCCTATCGAAGACACGATCAAAGGGTTCAACGAAATCATTGACGGTAAGCATGACCGTCTTCCTGAAGCTGCTTTCAACCTCGTCGGTACAATTGAAGATGCCGTAGCGAAAGGGGAGAAAATGCTGAAAGAAGCGGGTCAATAG